The nucleotide window AACTGGCAGCATTCGGGGTCAAGCTGAGTTTGAAAAAGGGTCTCTGTTTAAAAGAGATACCGTGGGCCCGCTGGGCAAATGCCGGCGCATTATGTGGGTCAGGGGAAATGCGGTTACAGCAAATGGGCTGGGATTCGACCACAAATACCAGAGGACACAGAGGCACGACGTGTTTTTCAAGTGTGGACACTGCATGGTACGCGCTGCCCATCTCTCTTCTCAATCAAGACAGTTCTGGCCCAGAGCCCTGAGGTGCGTTGGTGACTAGCAACACACGGCTCATTGTCGCAGCCCGAGAATGCTCTCGCAGTCCCACGTGACAGGAACCCAGCCGTTTCAACCATCGGGGCGACTGGATCAAGGATCGGTCTTCACTGGGATTGGATCAAGCCACAGACCTCAGTCAAGAACTGAAACGAGGATTTGCTGAGCCCCTCATAAGACCAAACACAACTGAGTGACCATCAGTCCACCTGTCGAAATAGAGAACCACCTTCCGTGTCCTCCAAGTGTCCTGATCGGGTTAGAAGCCCCGATCCTATCAGCAGCTAGCTCGGCAATGCCCAGTTCCCGGCTCGCCAGTGCGTTCCCAGGGCCTGGACAAGGCCTGGTATACAGGAGGCACACAATAGATGCTTGCCAAACGCGTGCATGAATCAGTCAACAGGGGAACGAATGAGCGAGTGGTTCTACTAAATGTCCGCGTGCTCAGTCCCTCCGGCCGTGTGGGACAGCCCGTTTCACAGGGAAGACCCCGGGAAGGAAAGCCCACGAGCTGTTCGCTGCCGAAAAGAATCGATGGCACCAGCTGGGCTCGAAGCCAGAGATGCAGGCCGTGTTCCTTGCTACTCTGGAAGGGCTCTGCTAGGCCGCTCTGGAACTGTCCTACCAAGACCTAGCTGAACGCTTCCAACGGGCTACATACAGGCCAAAAACTGATGAATGGAAGGACCAGCGAGAAAGCTTTCTGCAGCCCTCTGCTAGGGCCAACCATGTAGCCCCAACTGGGGCAAGAAACCTCCATCTGTCACCACGAGGCCCGCAACAGAGGCCAGCACGCATGCTCACAGAGGGCGGTCACTGGCTCCTGCTCCCCGCCCTCCCAGCGACCAGAACAATGCCCGCACACGGAGGCTGCACAAGACATACATAGATCGTGCTGGAAAGCTTAAAACAACTCCCCACCCTGGGGATGATCCGGGGCTACAAGAGCGTAGATTCCCAGGCCCTAGGGACTCACGGAAGCCAGAGTCaaaaaagaacccccccccccaaaaggcCCAATGTTTACGTATGTAGCAGGCCCATGAGCTAAGAAGGAAATGCACCAGAACGTTAACCATGGCCTTCTATGCTGTTGAGAAAGTGggtgcttctttttattttcccttttgcttctgATTTCCCCAATATTCTGTgaatatgtattaattctttaaaaatagggacggctgagtggttcagtcagttaagcgtctgctgtcagctcaggtcgtgatctccaggtcctgggatcgagccccacgtcaagctcagagctcagcaaggtgtctgcttctccctctccctctggttttccccctgcttgtgctcgctctgtctctctcaaatgaaaaaataaaatctttaaaacaagcaaatacaTAAGAATGtcataaacttcatttttaattgctttaaagATCAATTAAGCTATTCTTAATACAAGAGCTTTGTTATCTATTCTACCCGAGCTAGTATCAGGGGCCACAGCTCCTGAAGAACGAGGTACATTTTCCACTTTCTAGTGGACAATATGATGACAACACCAGGCACAGAGTGCCGGTAAACTAAATTTCACAAACTCTGATACACCGAGGAATTTGAAGGCTGGAAATAATCACATATGCAGTAGCTAGTCCTGTGGCTTttagagcaatggttctcaactgggaGCAGGGTTGCCCTGACCCTCAGGGGACATTTGGAACTTTCTGGAGCTATATTTGGTTGTCATCACTAGGAGACGGGGGTGCTACCAGCAGCTAGCAGCCAGAGACCAAGAATACTGCTCAGCATCCAACAGGAAAGAACGATCCGGCCCCAAGTGTCAATAGCGTGAAGGCTGAGAAGCCCGACTTGGGAAAACACTCTCATCCTGTCCATCAAAAATGCTTCCATGTAACAGACGCCATTAACTAAAAAGGCtgcagagaaaaactgaaactatATAGCAATAGTTGGCAccaaaaaaaatgtgataaaaataaaataaaaactatttcgAAGAACAACTAGATGATTCTACGATATGCTACAGCAGACAGCAGCCCGGAGAAGTCCCTCTGTACATGTGTTCAAGccccagcagaaggcagcagaTGACAGCACTGTTCTCCATGGCTTGTGCGGGTCAGGAACAGCCCTCCCAGGAAGAAACCGCTTTATCCCTCAACAGCCCTTCCAACAGCTCTGACAAGAGGTTCAGTTCTGGTCACAGACCCCTTTCTGCAAGCAAGCATCTTCCACATGCTGCAGAATCATCATTAAATCACCCACCAGACGAAAAAAATGAGGGTTCCCCTTAACTCTTGCCTGTGACTCTAACTTTCCGTCCCTTTAATCATCTTTgcggcttcccgctgagccctCTCGGAACCCATCCTCACCTAATTGCAGAATTCAAGACTGGAAGAGTCTGAGCCCTGCTAAGCACAGAAAGAGCCTTGTATTTGCAAACAGCACTGAGAGGCAGGGTCTCATTTACGGGGAATTTGCACATGGGTCACACGCGGCCCCATGTGTCCGAACGTGATGGGGAAGGGCGCCACATGTCCTACGTGGGGCTAACCGCTCCCTGATGAGGACATTGGCTGCAGTTTGGCATTCCAGAGATGGctggaaaataacattttcagcTTCATGGGAGCGGCtgctgcaattttttttaagattttattttttgagaaagagagtgagaggacacgagcagggggaaggggcagaaggagaagcagactccccgctgagcggaagtcctgatgtgggactcgatcccaggaccctgagatcacgaccagagccaaaagcagatgcttaaccaattgagtcacccaggtgccccagttgctACAATTTTAACATGATGTGTAAGAAAAGTCCTTATTTGCCCCATCTACCATTCTTATTCAAACCATCTTGGCTCTACTGAACTATAATCTTTGCTCCTAATTCCCCTGAAAACGAAACCAGCATGAGATAGTCACTAGCTAAATGCtaaagtcatattttatattCACAAAAGGCCACGTAATTCCGCAAATACAGGTCACACATTTCTCCAGCAGGATACAGGGACTCTTCTATTTCCATAGATCGAGAAAACAGCTTTTCTGATTGCTTAGAGTGAAACACTCCTTGCCTTTCCACAAACCACATAAACAGCAGCTTCTACACTATTATCGGTCTGGCTGAAAGCACAGGTACTATTTACACGGCGTGTTGCCTCTTTAGACATTCCAAACATCGCTTCTAAGAGCCCGCCTCCGTCTGCAAGCTTAGATTTCTGCACTAACCGGCTGATGACAATTACCGCTTCCCACTTGATTACAGTAATGGGTTTCAGCGAAATTAGTGAGCTGTCTCGTAGCAGGTGCGCCCGGGGCTGCACAACAGGGAATGGGTCCGGCGACATCACTTTAGTCTTTAAATTTCAGCTTTTGCTTAAAAGATCTTAGGGACTGAATAAATTTCTCAAGGCTGctgattacattattttaaaaacaaacccaacccTGCTCATACAGCTTAAAACCAACCTCGTTATTTCGAAGGCAATATTTATGCCCACAGGACGTGAGCACAGGCTGAGCCCAGACGCACCAGTGTGCCGTCGGGTCCAAAATATAAACCCAGTTATTGCCTTAGGGGAGGGGAATCCGTTCGAGCAACAAGCTAAGGCGAGAGGATATGGCTTACCCAAACTGATTTTTATAGAGCCTTTGATGAAGGTATTTCAAAGATACTGGAAAGGCTATTCCACATcacaaaaagattttagaaattgAAAGGGAGCCTCAGAAATCCTTAACCGAGGGCAGGGATAAGCAAAGGGTCGTCTGGTGAGGGCACAGGCAGTCCTACCCCAGCTAGTCCCACCGGTGAACTTGTTGTACGCCCTGGGAGATGGGATACGCGGGAAAGTCATCAAGCAACCACACAAGCCATGTCGAGGGCCCCATTCCGCCATGAGACGCTGGGCTGGGGAGATCACGGCAGCAGGCGGGCTGCACAGGATGGCCCCGACCCGGCCCGCACACAGGGTGGGGGCTCTGCTGGTCCCTGCCCTGCCACCTCACGTGCGCCAGCAGGACTCCAGCCTGAAGGGGGTCTCCAAGGCTCGCTGTCCTTCTTCCTAGGTCTCTGAGTGGCTCACACCCAGGCCTCTCGGGAATcctacctcccacctccctttcaGTGCACGCATCCCTAGGCCTGAGCTTCCCTCCCTCTACTCACTTATTGCGAGGATCAGCTCCCGCCTCTGCGCAAATCCAATGAGGCGCTCGGAGTCCCTGGAGACCACCACGGGGAAGCCGTTGTAGTCGGTCTCCTTGATGAGCGTCTCCACATCCTCCACGGTCATGCCGTCCTGGGTGAGCACGGACAGAGGCGGCTCGCCCCGCCGCGGCCGCATGACGTCGGTAGCCAGCGTGCGGTGGGTGAACTCGTCCTTCACGTCCAGAAATGGGTACCCGTTCAAGTGGATATGAGCCTCATAGATGCCTTCTTTCCCAAAGGCATCGGCCACCCATTTGCTGGTCACGGCTGCCGCCATCAAGGGCACAATGTACTCTAGACCACCCGTTAATTCGAACATGATGACCACCAATGACACCGTCATCCGGGTAACTCCACCTGCAGCCAAATACAAGATACAATTCTGAAACTCAACTCCAGACCCTCAGGAGGGCATGAACTGTGGAAACGGACAAGCTGCCTCTAAAGCCTCCAGACACCTGTTCCAAAGACACAGTCCAGCATGTCGCCCAGCACAGACCTCTGGAACGCCGGCCAAGCTCTGGTGAACGCAGCACAACCTCAGGGGGCCGTAGTCACAGCTGCCTGGGGGGCTCTTTGGTGAGAAGACAACTGGGCTGTCTCTTCACCCAAGACCACGAGCCTGGCTTTCGGGTGAGTGGGCTGGGCAGGGCTCTGACACAGTGAATGTGGTTCTGTTCCAGAACCCCGTAAGCTGGGAAACCGCAGAGATTCTTAGTGGCTATGGACAGGAGAGGGACCCAACTGTGGGTCCCCTGGTATCCATTCCAACTCCTACGAGTCTTCCAGTGACCTTGAACTGGGGTTTCTCGACCTCGGCACTAGGACAACTCAGGTGGGTGTTCTGTGTTCTACGGTGGTATCCCCGGCCACCAGCCACTAGATGCCGGTTGCACCGCCCCATAGGTGTGACCACCAAAAATGTCCCCTCTGTCACCCAGTGTTCCCGAGAGGCACAACTGCCCCAGGTTGAAAACCAGTATTCTAGAAGGCGTGGCCGCAACATGGTGGAGACCACGTCCTCACCCAGGCCCTGAATGACTGAGTGGAGAGAAGCTTCCAACCACTCCCACTACACGAacacacgcacgtgtgcacacgcacacacagggtCGAGTCTCATTATTCATGGTAGCCATGATCTACAAAGTTGCCACAAATACGGAAGGAGCAAATGCTGAATCAGTGCTCTGGGGAAAACACAAGGTTGGGTTTCTATAAGCTTCTGCTCACACCATTTTGGTCGACCAACCAATACAGAACCTTACTTCCTGTGTATTTCTATTGAAAGAAACCTTTTTTAACACACATAGATGATTCACGAACACTGAACGCACAGCCCGCAGACTGAAACTCCTGTGTGAGAAGACTTCTGTGACCCTCCTATTTTCTCCATAAGACACATCGCAGCCTTCTTGTACGTATGATGCCCAGACAGACTGTATTTAGCACTATGGCTGGGGgccatttaaaacaacaaaatcattCGCAAAATGCAAAACACATGGCAGTAGATAGACCACAAAAAGGCCACGTGTGTAGAGTAACCGAGCTGTGACAAGAGGGCAGGCCTCCCCACCTCGTTCACCCGGAGCTGGGAGCACACACACTAGACACCTCGCACTTTCTGCTGCTCCTGCGTGTGTCTGAGGATGACACAGCAAACGCACCCCAAGTGTTGACTTACGGGTCACAGGTTTTAGCAAGGAGGCCAATTCCCAAACGTGGGCTCCGCAAATAATGAGAACCCACTGCGTATCGCGAGCAAGCTACAAGCCCCGGTGTGATAAGCCACTGAGATTTAGGGCCTTACATGTGACAGCAACACAACACAGCCTGTCCTGGGAAAGCCAACACTCGAGGCCATGTCCTCCCTCTCCCCGGTGCCCTAACCCAGAGCGGCTGGTGGCGGCGCTTGGCCTGGCCCCCCTTCCCTTGCGCCCCAGCCGGGGCTGTACCTAGGCAGGCCGCTGCTCCCACCATGGCATAAAGTCCGGGGGTGACACAGTCCGCTCCGGGCCTGCACCAGTTCCTGAAGACGATCCAGTCGTGGTGATGGTAAGCCAGCTGCTCCACGCCGATTCCCACCATCCTGCCGGCCATGGCTCCCACCGCCATGCTGGGGATGAAGAGGCCTGAGGGGATCTCCGGGGGGCACACAGGGAAGGGAAGTATGAGGGAAGGAGGCCGCAGCCCCGCTTCCCCGCTCCCGGTGATCAATCCCCCCCTCCACGGGCTTGCGCCCTGCTGGTCTTCAGAGGGGCGCAACGCTTCCGAACAGAGGGTCAGCAGTGTGGACCAAACAGGACAAGTGGCTTAACCCATTTGGTCAGTCCTAGCTACTGTGACTCAGACAGAACGCGACTTTACACTTCTGCTACCTCTCCTTCAAAACCTGGCCTACTTCTCCTGCTGGGGATTCAAGGATGATGACCCCCCGCAAATActcaccctcctctctcccctgtgtGTCATTCACACGAGCTTTTACCATTAAACGTGAAGCCGCAGCAGGGGAATGGAAAAGGGAGGCGTGCGACTGTTCACGGGTCACACCAAGCAGCCCGGTGCGGCTGCCCAGCACCTTCGGAAGCTTTCCACGGGCTCACGGTCCCCATGAGGACACAGTGGTGCCACACCTGTCAGAGAGACGGGGGCCGTCCCCCCTTCCTAATGAAGTACTTTCCCAGAAGTATTCTGAGTATGTTCAAGCCGGTGAAAGGCAGCAAAGAACCGGACTGTGTAAACGGCAAGATCTTGGGGGCGGCGCGCTTTACATTTTGCTGCGTGGAAACGCATTTTCACTTCTCCGGGGATCGGACGTGGGCCAGAGCGCGTGTCTGACCCTCCGTGTTCATGGAGACTGCACGGGATCGCCGATCCCGCCTGGCAGTGGCCCAGGACAGTCATCGATCTGAGGCTGCAAGTGGATTTGTAACCAAATTCCAGGCAAGTCTGGATCCTCGAGGGTGATTTCTAGACTTTGGGATGGTGCTCTGAGTGGCCCCCCAATTCCTAGTCATTTAACTCCCTATAACTGCAAAGCAGACCCCTCTCGGTGGGCACAAGAGGCTGCTGGCATCTCTCCTGGACACACAAACAACCCCTTTGCTGGAAGACAGCGAAGGGGAGACAGCTGGCTGTTTAATAAAGTCCACCCGTCTTCGCCCCTAAGgcaaaaattcagatttctgtttGACCATTACCCACTCGAGTACACAGCTGCttagcctttttaaaatgaaacaaatcatgAAAGTCCCGCACAGAAAGCAAGAGTAGCAGAACACTACAGGGGTTCCTCGGAGTTCGAAATGTTCTGCTTCGGCTCCTGGGTGCTCATGACACATGAATGACAGACTCTGAGCCCTCACTTGCTCACTTGTACAGTGATTACAGTCTGGTTCCCAGGCGCGCTGTTTATCAAAAGCATTGCATCTTCGTGATTAAAAAGAATGTCAAGTGCCCAGTGTGAGAAAAGAGTTGGTAAAGGTCagtttccctccccctctcccttttctcctgaAGAGGAGGgtgcctgtccccccacccctgccctgcccctccgtCCCCTTCACTGACCTTCATACCAAAGGTAAATATGGTGATGACGATCTTGAAGACCAGCGCCAGGGCCAGCTGCCACATGGCCGTGTAGACCCCGACGCCGGCCGGCCGGTCCGGGATGTCATCCACAGGCCGGGTCATGTTGGGGTCGTTGATGtagtcacagagctgggaagacTCGAGGGCCCCACAGTCATTGAACAGCTCGGAAATGAGCTCGCTTGTGCTCCGGCGCGTGTAGGGGTTGGGGTAGGCGATGATGGCGGTGATGGCGGTCACCACAATGACCTCCAGCACCGGGTACTTCCCCAGCCTGGTGGTTTTGCGTCTCCGACACCAGGCGATGTTGCAGCGGATAAAGAGGGTCCCCCACAGGCCGCCGAAGACCCCGAGCAGGATGAAGGGGAAGAGCTCAGCCATGTACCAGGGCGTGTGATATTCCACGTAGAAGAGCACAAGGCGGCTGTTCCCGAAAGGATTGATGGATCGCAGCGTGAAGGCTGCCACCAGGGCCGCGAAAAAGGACCTCCACAAGGTCTTCAGGGGGAAGTAGTAACTGACCTGGGGCGAACAAGGAGGACATGAGGCTGGCTGAAGGAAGAGCtgccctgagcccccagcccGTGATCGGCAGCCCCCCCGCCATGGCGCTTAGTGGGACGGTTGCACTCAGACCAAAGACGGGCGGTACCGACTTCCTCGGGCTAGGGTTCATTACCACCAGGACGCACCAACGAAGACATTTAAAGGACTCTGTGTCTTAAAGTGGAGCAGATACTACTCCAGATGTGTTTGAGCTCTTGTAAAAGAAATGGGAATAGTTCGTTCTAATTCTATTTATGTCACAAAGACCCTCCCAAAAGCAAATAAACCTCTGGATTTGATTCTACAGAATAAAATGGAATCGGTCAGGGTAGGAAAACCCTAGCCTGCTGAATGTATTTGTATGTCACAtgacttaagaatttttttttttaacattattaaatGCTGGGggtcaaaaagaaatattttgtgagcTTTGAAATGGTCAAAAGcaatattttgtgacatgtgaaaattatataagATGCACACTCCAGCAGCCACaaagaaagttttattgaaatgcagccagaggggtgcctgggtggctcagtcgttaagtgcctgccttcggctcaggtcatggtcccggggtcctgggactgagtcctgagtcaggctccttgctcagtggggagtctgcttctccctttcgcTCCGCCACCCCCCCGCCCATGTttgctctctgtcagataaataaataaaaatctttaaaaaaaaaatttaaaaaaagaaatgcagccaTGCCCGCTCGTGTGAGTGTTGTGTGTGGACGCTTTTCCACTGCAACCACAAAGCCGAGTAGTCGACCCGAGACCGGAAAACCGACAGAGCCCagaatatttactctctggccctttgcagAGAACATTTGCTGATCCCTGGAATAGATCCGTTTGGGTTGTCAAAAACAGAAATGCCTCATTAAGTTGGTTAGGAGAAAGAGACTgcaaacttccaaaaaaaaaaaaaaataataataataataattacattggcgatttttaaaataatacttgaaaACATATTTAACAGTAAAAATCGCGGCTTCTTAATGAGCGGCAGGAATCTTGTCACTACCTCTGTGGTAGCCATCCTCAGCCCCCCAAACTGGCAGATCcgcccccccacccactgccccttctCACCTCCTCAAGACTGAAAAGCACACCCCCGATCGGAGCCCCGAAGGCCACGGAGACTCCGGCAGCGGCAGCGGCCGAGAGCACCTGCGGGACAAAGAGCTCTGTgtgagcccccagccctgctgtgcAGACCCACGTGAGCAGGTGAGCCGGGAGGGGGCTTCCAGAAGAGGCCATCACCGCGGACGGGAGTGCAGCCTGCTCACCTCGCGCCTCTTGCCCTCGTTCTTGCTGTACTTGGAGAAAAGGCTGCTGAAGAAGTTGCCACAGCAGCAAGCCACGTGCACCAGCggcccttccttccccaggctcAGGCCAGAGGACACCACCAGCACCAGGGTGACGGTCTTGATGAGCAGGGTCCACTTCCCCAGGTAGCCCCTGATGATGAAGCCGCTCAAAATGGTCTTTATCTGCAAGAGGATGGAGAACGGGAGTGAGTGAGCCGCTTGGATGCCGCAGCGAGGAAAGGAACTGATTCACCAGCGCTAGACTTGTTTGATCATACAGAAAAGAAGCTACTTTAGTTCTGGACTTGACTGTAATTTTATATTAACAGAATTTATGATAACATACCATATGAATAGTAACTTGAAACCATTTGATGCATAGCGAACCTTAAGAATTTCTAAAGGCGGGGggcgcctggccagctcagtcagctaagtgtctgattctttcagctcaggtcctgatctcggggtcacagGATCGAGCCTCGCGTCAGGCTCCTGAGTGGAGTACCTTCATCTCCGGCATTATTGATAGAGATCTGTTTCTTAATTCACGGAGAAATACCAAGCGAGGGATTGTGCAAGCACACGTTTCCAAAGAACGCAACGAGCTCCTTCCTATGAAGCCCCAGTGAGGTCTTCTAGCTACACAGTCGGACGGTGTTTCCTGAACTAGCCCCTAACTAATGGCAGACTGGCAGGTCTTTAACTAGGGGTAGCGGGCTTATTTGAGCCAGTGCTCGGGGGATCTCAGATCTCTTTATTTAAGGGATGTTTTATTATGCCTGCCACAGTCCTGCCCTTTTGTGTTGCCTCGGATAAAATTATCTATAATTTTTTGTCAGTTAGTTAATGTAGATTTGGACCCTAGGGTACAGTTGAGAGTGTAATACCATTTAGAAGATCACAAGCATCTAAATTACCTGAGCCTCTGCCAGCCGTGACACGCGGTGAAATGAACAATGTAACAGGTATTTGGTAATTTGCTAtaatgattttatgaaattgtCATGATCACATTAGGGACTAAAGAAAGCAAATTCATTGCCAGTAAATGCCAAAGCCTAATCACCTGATTCGTATGAACCAACAGAGACTGAATCAGGCAGAGCTTTCGTGGCATGTACTGGGGTGGTTTTCCAACCCGCAGATGTTCAAGGTAAAAACCTTCCTGGCAAGTAAGTATCTGCGAGAGCGCTTGCTTTTTGTAATGAACTGCAACATCGGTTCAAAGTCAGTTTTAAGAGAACGTgatttcttagagtccacagtggTTCTACCAACAAAGCTGACAGCGACGGCAGGAAGGACACCCTTGCCTACTTCTAACTCCCCAGTCCAAGGACACTTTTCAGGTGCTTCATAGAGCTTAAACTAGAGCATTTGTTACACAAAAATCAGTGTTCTCTCAATCTGCATTTTTAccattgtgatctctctctctctctcttagataaataaataaataaataatttttaaaaagaacttttaaactTATTTCTGGCTAAAATGTTCACTGTCTGGGCTCTTGGGGGAACTCACTCAATTACCATCATTCTAGCTGGTAGATCCTCCTGGGTCTGAAGTTTGATCACAAGCGTTCCTCTTGGTCGATGAGGTCACTTCCCTCACACTCACGTTACATGGAAGTGCTAGACAACGTAAGAACTCTGAACTCCGGGGTGCGTTCACAGAGCATGTCCTGATTGTGGaagtaagttttttaaagattgctaCTACCCTGTCACCAGGAAGAGGAAAAGTGGCAAGGGAGTTCGCTCGTAAGAGGGTTGACTCATCAGTCAACATTCTGAGCGACAAACCCCCGTTACTGCCTTCTCCCCATTATGTCACAGGTGCACTGACAAGTTCCTGAAGGGCCACATTTAGGTATGGGGTCAATGAACTGATTGCACAGGCTTTGAGAGTTATGCCTGGCTTGCAAAGATAAGAATTTAATCatctgagaagagaaagagcattAAGTCCTGACACAGAGCATAAATTCTGGTGCCAGACGGCTGGGTTCAACTTGTAGCAAACCAGCTGTGCAGCCCCAGGCaagctgcttaacctctctgtgcttcagtttcctcaactatcAAGTGAAAAATAGCAGAACCCACCTCACAGGCTCATTGTAAGGACTCAACGAGTTAACACATAGCAAATGCTCGGGACCATGCTGGGCACCTAagcatttgcttttcttattaCCGGCACAGAAGAAACTAGGCCACCACTCACCTCTGGTATACCGGAGCCACAGGCGTATGGCGCAAACACGCGCACCAGGGAGACGGCCAAAAAGGCAAACAGCAATGCCCACAGGATGTACATGAGGTAATTCAGAATGTAAGCACTGGCGCCCTGGACAACACGCACAAAACGAGAAAGGACACGTGAGCAAAGGCAGAGCACCACCCCCGCCCACCCTCTCCTCAGGGACAGCAGGGCCTTGGCCGGGGACAGCTGCTCAGCTGGCCCCATGTCCCCAGAGAGGCCGGTGTCGGTTTTCAGAGAGGCTGCCACCGCGCTGGCAGGTACACACCGACCCAGCCCCGGGGGCCTCTGGGAGCTGCTTGCACCTGCCTTCCCCCTGGGGAGGCTCCGCCTGCGAGTGTGCGGCAGAGGGCCTGCAGCTGGCCTCATCGGTCACGCTGAAGGTCATGAACAGTGCGACGCCGGCAGATCATGAACAGTGCGACGCCGGAAATTCTGCCGCAGAGCCCCTGGAAGGTTCGTCTGGTCCCATCCGCGGTGCACTGGCCTCTCTCGGCCCTCCCGTAGGCCAGTGGCAGCCCCGTATCCCGCTGTGGTCCAGGCCCCGTGGGCGAAATGCAGACACTCGAGGCCCTATCCCAGGGCTGCCGAGTCAGacacagagggtggggggggggcgcaaAATGTGTTTGGGCAAGCTGGCCGGCACTTCGAGGGCAAAACATGAGCTTCTCCTGCAGGTTCATGCACTGAACCACTTATTCCAAATTATCTGATGAATGAAGAACACGCAGTCTGGGGTCTTCGACCCTGAGGACCTGGTCTGCGGGACGGGGA belongs to Lutra lutra chromosome X, mLutLut1.2, whole genome shotgun sequence and includes:
- the CLCN4 gene encoding H(+)/Cl(-) exchange transporter 4 isoform X3 translates to MRHCRLSLPGVTSMVNAGAMSGSGNLMDFLDEPFPDVGTYEDFHTIDWLREKSRDTDRHRKITSKSKESIWEFIKSLLDAWSGWVVMLLIGLLAGTLAGVIDLAVDWMTDLKEGVCLSAFWYSHEQCCWTSNETTFEDRDKCPLWQKWSELLVNQSEGASAYILNYLMYILWALLFAFLAVSLVRVFAPYACGSGIPEIKTILSGFIIRGYLGKWTLLIKTVTLVLVVSSGLSLGKEGPLVHVACCCGNFFSSLFSKYSKNEGKRREVLSAAAAAGVSVAFGAPIGGVLFSLEEVSYYFPLKTLWRSFFAALVAAFTLRSINPFGNSRLVLFYVEYHTPWYMAELFPFILLGVFGGLWGTLFIRCNIAWCRRRKTTRLGKYPVLEVIVVTAITAIIAYPNPYTRRSTSELISELFNDCGALESSQLCDYINDPNMTRPVDDIPDRPAGVGVYTAMWQLALALVFKIVITIFTFGMKIPSGLFIPSMAVGAMAGRMVGIGVEQLAYHHHDWIVFRNWCRPGADCVTPGLYAMVGAAACLGGVTRMTVSLVVIMFELTGGLEYIVPLMAAAVTSKWVADAFGKEGIYEAHIHLNGYPFLDVKDEFTHRTLATDVMRPRRGEPPLSVLTQDGMTVEDVETLIKETDYNGFPVVVSRDSERLIGFAQRRELILAIKNARQRQEGIVSNSIMYFTEEPPELPANSPHPLKLRRVLNLSPFTVTDHTPMETVVDIFRKLGLRQCLVTRSGRLLGIITKKDVLRHMAQMANQDPESIMFN
- the CLCN4 gene encoding H(+)/Cl(-) exchange transporter 4 isoform X1; this translates as MVNAGAMSGSGNLMDFLDEPFPDVGTYEDFHTIDWLREKSRDTDRHRKITSKSKESIWEFIKSLLDAWSGWVVMLLIGLLAGTLAGVIDLAVDWMTDLKEGVCLSAFWYSHEQCCWTSNETTFEDRDKCPLWQKWSELLVNQSEGASAYILNYLMYILWALLFAFLAVSLVRVFAPYACGSGIPEIKTILSGFIIRGYLGKWTLLIKTVTLVLVVSSGLSLGKEGPLVHVACCCGNFFSSLFSKYSKNEGKRREVLSAAAAAGVSVAFGAPIGGVLFSLEEVSYYFPLKTLWRSFFAALVAAFTLRSINPFGNSRLVLFYVEYHTPWYMAELFPFILLGVFGGLWGTLFIRCNIAWCRRRKTTRLGKYPVLEVIVVTAITAIIAYPNPYTRRSTSELISELFNDCGALESSQLCDYINDPNMTRPVDDIPDRPAGVGVYTAMWQLALALVFKIVITIFTFGMKIPSGLFIPSMAVGAMAGRMVGIGVEQLAYHHHDWIVFRNWCRPGADCVTPGLYAMVGAAACLGGVTRMTVSLVVIMFELTGGLEYIVPLMAAAVTSKWVADAFGKEGIYEAHIHLNGYPFLDVKDEFTHRTLATDVMRPRRGEPPLSVLTQDGMTVEDVETLIKETDYNGFPVVVSRDSERLIGFAQRRELILAIKNARQRQEGIVSNSIMYFTEEPPELPANSPHPLKLRRVLNLSPFTVTDHTPMETVVDIFRKLGLRQCLVTRSGRLLGIITKKDVLRHMAQMANQDPESIMFN
- the CLCN4 gene encoding H(+)/Cl(-) exchange transporter 4 isoform X2; translation: MSAGSASWRTPKRREAAMAVALQGVTSMVNAGAMSGSGNLMDFLDEPFPDVGTYEDFHTIDWLREKSRDTDRHRKITSKSKESIWEFIKSLLDAWSGWVVMLLIGLLAGTLAGVIDLAVDWMTDLKEGVCLSAFWYSHEQCCWTSNETTFEDRDKCPLWQKWSELLVNQSEGASAYILNYLMYILWALLFAFLAVSLVRVFAPYACGSGIPEIKTILSGFIIRGYLGKWTLLIKTVTLVLVVSSGLSLGKEGPLVHVACCCGNFFSSLFSKYSKNEGKRREVLSAAAAAGVSVAFGAPIGGVLFSLEEVSYYFPLKTLWRSFFAALVAAFTLRSINPFGNSRLVLFYVEYHTPWYMAELFPFILLGVFGGLWGTLFIRCNIAWCRRRKTTRLGKYPVLEVIVVTAITAIIAYPNPYTRRSTSELISELFNDCGALESSQLCDYINDPNMTRPVDDIPDRPAGVGVYTAMWQLALALVFKIVITIFTFGMKIPSGLFIPSMAVGAMAGRMVGIGVEQLAYHHHDWIVFRNWCRPGADCVTPGLYAMVGAAACLGGVTRMTVSLVVIMFELTGGLEYIVPLMAAAVTSKWVADAFGKEGIYEAHIHLNGYPFLDVKDEFTHRTLATDVMRPRRGEPPLSVLTQDGMTVEDVETLIKETDYNGFPVVVSRDSERLIGFAQRRELILAIKNARQRQEGIVSNSIMYFTEEPPELPANSPHPLKLRRVLNLSPFTVTDHTPMETVVDIFRKLGLRQCLVTRSGRLLGIITKKDVLRHMAQMANQDPESIMFN